Below is a window of Halolamina sp. CBA1230 DNA.
CTCATGGCCGTGTGTTACAGGTCCGCAGGCATATGTTTACCGTCGGGGGCACGCGACGGGCTTTTCACGCGGCGTGTGCCACTGCAGACCATGCACCGACGAACCGCCCGACACGACCGCCACCACCCTGCCGGACGATGAGCGACGCCGACGCCCGCGATCCGGAGGAGCTCCCCGCGGAGATCCGGGAGGCGGTGCCGACGTGGAACGACGAGTACTTCGACCGCGTCAGCGACCGGCTGATGTACAGCTACGACCTCGAACGCGACTACCGGGTTCGGGGCGAGGCGTTCGACCTCTACGGCGAGTTCCGGGTGCGGACCCAGAAGCAGTTCTTCCACCCCTCGTTGAGCTACGCCGACCACGACCGGGCGGAGTACCTGTTCGCCCGACGGACCGACCGGCCGACCGTCGCCGACCTCGAGTCGCTGGTCGAGTTGGGCCACGACCTCGCGGAGGAGCGGATCGTCCCCAGCGAGGAGCATTTCGAGACGGAGTTCACGTTCGTCCTCGTCGTCGACGAGGTCACCGACGCCGTCCGTGAGTTCGTCGAGGGGTTCCGCGAGCGGGAACTGCTCGCCTACGGCTACTACGGCCACTACGAGATCAACCTCGCCGTCGTCGATCCGGACACGGAGACGGCGATCGGCAGCGAACAGGCCGACACCGCCCAAGCGTTCGCGCTCTGGGGCGATATCGAGCAGCCGAGCGAGAGCTTCCTCTCGCGGTTCGCCAAGCGGTTCTGGACGTAGCTGTCGCTCCCGAGTTCGATCGGAGGGAAGGTAATCGGGGACCGTGGTTCGGTTCGGCCGCCGTGGCCGGTCGATGCGTCGTCAGTCGTTCACCGAATCGGAGCGACGACGACGGTCAGTCGTCGCTCGGCTCCGGCGCCGTACCGCTGCCGCCACGGACGTTGCTGATGTTCTCGTACCCGATGCGCACCAGCGAGAGCGCGAGGTACAGCAGCACGAGTGCCAGCACGACCCGGACCACAACCGAGATCTGTGTGCCCAGACCGGTCGCGCCGCCCATGATCAGCTGATCGTACAGCTGCTCTTTGAACGCGATCCAGGAGATACCGAGCACCGTGATGGTCACCATCAACACCATCGGCACGCCGGTGCTGATGAGCTGTTTGGAGTCGTCCCAGTTGGCGAGCCAGACCGTCGCGGTCAGCAGCGCGAGCGCGGCGAGGAGCTGGTTCGCACCGCCGAACAGCGTCCACAGCGTCGCCCACTCGCCCGAGATGACCAGCGCGTACGCGATGATGACCTGGACCAGCGGGTTGGTGTACCGACCGCGGGCGAACGAACCGATGCCGCCCGAAAGCCCGGTTTCGGTACCGCTGCCGGGTGCACCCAGGATCTCCTCCATCATGTATCGGCCGAGACGGGCGGCCGTGTCGGTGGACGTGAGCAGGAAGCTCACGAGCACGAGCGCCATGAACGGCGCACCGTACTGGGCGGGGATGCCCAGACTCGTGAGGATGGTGCCGCCACCTGCGGCGAAGTTCGGCAGCGCGCCGCCGATGCCGCCAGCCGCCGCGTCGGAGGCGACGCCGGCGATAGCGAGCGTCGACAGCGCCACTGCGGCGAGCAGCCCCTCACCGAGCATGCCACCGTAGCCGATGAGTCTGGCGTCGCTCTCCTTGTTCAGCTGTTTCGCAGTGGTCCCGGAGGACACCAGCGAGTGGAACCCGCTGATCGTCCCACACGCGATGGTCACGAACAGCATCGGGAACAGTGGGAACGGTGCGACGCTGTCCACCCCGAGGAACCCGACGAACGGTTCGATGCTGTCGGACACGACGAGCGGTTCGCTCGACGTGC
It encodes the following:
- a CDS encoding carbon starvation protein A, encoding MTQVIWIVAAVLITFSVGYVGYSRYLSQFVGLDDSRETPAHKYEDGQEYVPSKKPVLLGHHFSSIAGGAPIVGPITAGAIWGWVPALAWVAIGNPLMGAVHDFVSLSGSMRHEGKSIGYIIGEYVGERGKNLLLWFAFLTIILVVAVFALVVGIVLNAYPSAATASFVYIALAIVFGVYLYQLDGPFIPGTIVFVAGVFAGVWIGIQYPFALFELAEGSHTAGTFVLFNGTGSWVPGAGALGGNTAAWVPVILVYAAVASALPVWTLLQPRDYLSSFLLYAGVGGALLAIIVGTLLGTSSEPLVVSDSIEPFVGFLGVDSVAPFPLFPMLFVTIACGTISGFHSLVSSGTTAKQLNKESDARLIGYGGMLGEGLLAAVALSTLAIAGVASDAAAGGIGGALPNFAAGGGTILTSLGIPAQYGAPFMALVLVSFLLTSTDTAARLGRYMMEEILGAPGSGTETGLSGGIGSFARGRYTNPLVQVIIAYALVISGEWATLWTLFGGANQLLAALALLTATVWLANWDDSKQLISTGVPMVLMVTITVLGISWIAFKEQLYDQLIMGGATGLGTQISVVVRVVLALVLLYLALSLVRIGYENISNVRGGSGTAPEPSDD